One Methylobacterium sp. 77 DNA window includes the following coding sequences:
- a CDS encoding YggS family pyridoxal phosphate-dependent enzyme: protein MPDTSPPRYAHPNAADVVAGLKAVRDKIVQASHDSERDPATVSLVAVSKLIDAEGIVPALEAGHRVFGENYVQESKAKWPALRERFPDVELHLVGPLQSNKAREAVELFDVIHALDRLSLAAALAKEIERTGRTPKLLVQVNTGDEPQKAGVSPSQVDVLLSECRETHGLAINGLMCIPPADAPPSAHFALLARIAERHNLPILSMGMSADYPAAIQMGATHIRVGTAIFGERPRPAGA, encoded by the coding sequence ATGCCCGACACCTCCCCGCCGAGATACGCTCATCCGAACGCCGCCGACGTCGTCGCCGGCCTGAAGGCCGTGCGCGATAAGATCGTCCAGGCGTCCCATGATTCCGAGCGGGATCCGGCCACGGTCTCGCTGGTCGCCGTGTCGAAGCTCATCGATGCGGAGGGGATCGTGCCGGCCTTGGAGGCGGGGCATCGTGTCTTCGGAGAGAACTACGTTCAGGAATCCAAGGCGAAATGGCCGGCGCTCCGCGAGCGCTTCCCCGATGTCGAGCTTCATCTCGTCGGGCCGCTCCAGTCCAACAAGGCCCGCGAGGCGGTGGAATTGTTCGACGTGATCCACGCCCTCGACCGGCTGTCGCTGGCGGCGGCCCTGGCGAAGGAGATCGAGCGCACGGGTCGGACGCCGAAGTTGCTGGTTCAGGTCAATACCGGGGATGAACCGCAGAAGGCCGGGGTGTCGCCCTCGCAGGTCGACGTTCTCCTCAGCGAATGTCGCGAGACCCATGGCCTCGCGATCAATGGGCTGATGTGCATTCCGCCGGCCGACGCGCCGCCCTCGGCGCATTTCGCCCTGCTGGCGCGGATCGCCGAGCGCCACAACCTGCCCATCCTCTCCATGGGCATGAGCGCCGATTATCCGGCCGCGATCCAGATGGGCGCGACCCATATTCGCGTCGGCACCGCGATCTTCGGTGAAAGGCCGCGCCCGGCGGGAGCCTGA